A DNA window from Pseudobdellovibrionaceae bacterium contains the following coding sequences:
- a CDS encoding ABC transporter permease, translating into MGASNRTPWQNFSKEIKKNKTAIASFFLIIFLFIIGLLANYVAPYSFDKQHIDFILSPPSSTFFLGTDSLGRDLFSRLIYGARISLTIAIVTAIISLIGGVVYGAISGWFGGWVDSIMMRFVDVLYSIPTLVLLILVKVIFDSLNTFENPELRALSGILLSLSILGWMSLARVVRGQVLQAKSLAFVESAQALGFSSFRIVLKHIIPNILGPIMVLITFQVPSNILFESFLSFIGLGLQPPFSSWGVLASEGWRSMRTYPHLILFPGIMLFFTMLAFNFLGDGLRDALDPKLKR; encoded by the coding sequence ATGGGCGCATCAAACCGAACCCCGTGGCAAAACTTTAGCAAAGAAATTAAAAAAAACAAAACAGCCATCGCTTCTTTTTTTTTAATAATTTTTTTATTCATCATAGGTTTATTGGCTAATTATGTAGCCCCTTATTCTTTTGATAAACAGCATATTGATTTTATTTTATCTCCCCCCAGTAGTACATTTTTTTTAGGAACAGATAGCTTGGGCCGCGACTTATTTTCTCGCCTTATTTACGGAGCTAGAATTTCTTTAACCATTGCCATTGTAACAGCCATAATTTCTTTAATAGGGGGGGTTGTTTACGGGGCTATTTCGGGTTGGTTTGGAGGTTGGGTAGATTCTATTATGATGCGTTTTGTAGATGTTTTATATTCTATTCCCACCTTGGTGCTTTTAATTTTAGTAAAAGTAATTTTCGATTCTTTAAATACTTTTGAAAACCCAGAACTTCGAGCTTTGTCGGGCATTTTATTATCCTTAAGTATTTTGGGTTGGATGTCTTTAGCCCGAGTAGTAAGGGGGCAAGTTTTGCAAGCAAAAAGCTTGGCTTTTGTGGAATCTGCCCAAGCTTTGGGTTTCTCCTCTTTTCGCATTGTGCTAAAACACATTATTCCTAATATTTTAGGGCCAATTATGGTTTTAATAACCTTTCAGGTGCCTTCTAATATTTTATTTGAAAGCTTTTTAAGCTTTATCGGCCTAGGCCTGCAGCCGCCGTTTAGCAGTTGGGGGGTTTTGGCTAGCGAAGGGTGGCGCTCTATGCGCACTTATCCCCATTTGATACTATTTCCGGGAATAATGCTATTTTTTACCATGTTGGCCTTTAACTTTTTGGGGGACGGGTTAAGAGACGCTCTAGACCCTAAGCTAAAGCGATAA